The proteins below are encoded in one region of Tomitella fengzijianii:
- a CDS encoding MFS transporter, which produces MSVRPAMTALALGGFGIGTTEFVAMGLLPQIADGMGVSEPTAGHVISAYALGVVVGAPTISALTARVDRRRLLVALMVAFTVGNAVTVLAPGMDVLIVSRFLAGLPHGAYFGVASLVAAQLAGSGKRAKAVATVMLGLSVANVVGVPLASAMGQQLGWRSAFGLVAVIGLATMAALLRWVPPMAAAPSSSPRAELGALRRPQVWLTLAVGMVGFGGMFAVYTYIATTLTDVAGVPSALVPLALALYGLGMVAGNLVGGRLADRALMPSMFAMLALIAVVMALFVVAVHNPVTALAAVFLVGASGAAMVPALQTRLMDVAADAQSLAAALNHSALNVANAGGAWLGGVVIAAGLGYTAPAAVGAGLAVAGLLILAVSAALQRRTDARTSVDRDRAPAAVH; this is translated from the coding sequence ATGTCCGTGCGACCGGCGATGACGGCGCTCGCGCTCGGCGGCTTCGGCATCGGCACCACCGAGTTCGTGGCGATGGGGCTGCTGCCGCAGATCGCGGACGGCATGGGGGTGTCCGAGCCGACGGCCGGGCACGTCATCTCCGCCTACGCCCTGGGCGTGGTGGTGGGCGCACCGACGATCTCGGCGCTCACCGCGCGCGTGGACCGGCGGCGACTGCTGGTGGCGCTGATGGTCGCGTTCACCGTGGGCAACGCCGTCACGGTGCTGGCGCCGGGCATGGACGTGCTCATCGTGTCGCGCTTTCTCGCGGGGCTGCCGCACGGCGCCTACTTCGGGGTGGCGTCGCTGGTCGCCGCGCAACTCGCGGGCTCCGGCAAACGCGCGAAGGCGGTGGCCACGGTGATGCTCGGCCTGTCCGTGGCCAACGTGGTGGGCGTCCCGCTCGCCTCGGCGATGGGCCAGCAGCTGGGGTGGCGCAGCGCGTTCGGCCTGGTCGCCGTGATCGGGCTGGCGACGATGGCGGCGCTGCTGCGCTGGGTGCCGCCCATGGCGGCGGCGCCCTCGTCGAGTCCCCGGGCCGAACTCGGAGCGCTGCGGCGCCCGCAGGTGTGGCTGACTCTGGCCGTCGGGATGGTCGGATTCGGCGGCATGTTCGCCGTCTACACCTACATCGCGACCACGCTCACCGACGTCGCCGGCGTGCCCTCGGCGCTGGTACCGCTGGCGTTGGCGCTCTACGGGCTCGGCATGGTCGCGGGCAACCTCGTCGGCGGGCGCCTGGCCGACCGGGCGCTCATGCCGTCGATGTTCGCGATGCTCGCCCTCATCGCCGTCGTGATGGCCCTGTTCGTCGTGGCCGTGCACAACCCGGTGACCGCGCTCGCCGCCGTGTTCCTGGTGGGGGCCTCCGGGGCGGCGATGGTCCCCGCGCTGCAGACGCGGCTCATGGACGTCGCCGCCGACGCCCAGAGCCTGGCCGCCGCGCTCAACCATTCGGCGCTCAACGTCGCCAACGCGGGCGGGGCGTGGCTGGGCGGGGTCGTCATCGCCGCGGGCCTCGGCTACACCGCCCCGGCGGCGGTGGGCGCCGGGCTGGCGGTGGCCGGCCTGCTGATCCTGGCGGTGAGCGCGGCGCTGCAACGGCGCACCGACGCGCGCACGTCCGTGGACCGGGACCGCGCGCCGGCGGCGGTGCACTAG
- a CDS encoding exodeoxyribonuclease III — protein MSKSDLTVSTVNINGVRAATKKEHGLLQWLAGTRADVVCLQEVRATDAQLQAALAPAVEDGWHIVSAEPEQKGRNGVAILSRVPADAHRIGHGDPEFAASGRYIEADFGDVTVASLYLPSGETDTPRQDEKERFMATFAEHMARAATAGRDTVVCGDWNIAHTERDLKNWKGNKKSSGFLPGERAWLDELFAADTGWVDVIRALHGDVDGPYSWWSYRGKAFDNDAGWRIDYHVATAGLASSASAGVVERAESYDTRWSDHAPVTVTYAR, from the coding sequence GTGTCGAAGAGCGATCTCACCGTCAGCACCGTCAACATCAACGGCGTCCGCGCCGCCACCAAGAAGGAGCACGGGCTGCTCCAGTGGCTGGCCGGCACCCGGGCGGACGTGGTCTGCCTGCAGGAGGTGCGTGCCACCGACGCGCAGCTGCAGGCGGCGCTCGCGCCCGCCGTCGAGGACGGCTGGCACATCGTCTCCGCCGAGCCGGAGCAGAAGGGCCGCAACGGCGTGGCCATCCTGTCGCGGGTGCCCGCCGACGCCCACCGCATCGGGCACGGGGATCCCGAGTTCGCCGCGTCGGGCCGCTACATCGAGGCGGACTTCGGCGACGTCACCGTCGCGAGCCTGTACCTGCCGTCCGGGGAGACCGACACCCCGCGGCAGGACGAGAAGGAACGCTTCATGGCGACGTTCGCCGAGCACATGGCGCGCGCCGCGACGGCCGGCCGGGACACCGTGGTGTGCGGCGACTGGAACATCGCCCACACCGAGCGGGACCTGAAGAACTGGAAGGGCAACAAGAAGTCCTCGGGTTTCCTGCCGGGCGAGCGCGCGTGGCTGGACGAACTGTTCGCCGCGGACACGGGCTGGGTGGACGTGATCCGCGCGCTGCACGGCGACGTCGACGGCCCCTACAGCTGGTGGTCGTACCGCGGCAAGGCGTTCGACAACGATGCGGGCTGGCGCATCGACTACCACGTCGCCACGGCCGGGCTCGCGTCGTCGGCGTCCGCGGGCGTCGTCGAGCGCGCGGAGAGTTACGACACGCGCTGGTCCGATCATGCGCCCGTCACCGTCACCTATGCGCGCTGA
- a CDS encoding ribonuclease domain-containing protein, translating into MRAERPPLRRARRPGRIAALLVAVFAVIAALLAGCGPADDAAGVGGATGAHAAAQAGDHPHVAGVPEAAWSTLALIDAGDWPEAAEAPGTKGGQRFGNRENRLPQRDAGGDRIRYSEWDVNPKKPGQGRDAERIVTGDEGSAWYTGDHYSTFTRMR; encoded by the coding sequence ATGCGCGCTGAGCGGCCCCCTCTGCGGCGTGCGCGGCGGCCCGGCCGCATCGCGGCGCTGCTGGTGGCGGTCTTCGCCGTCATCGCCGCGCTGCTGGCCGGTTGCGGCCCGGCGGACGATGCCGCCGGGGTTGGCGGGGCGACCGGCGCGCACGCCGCGGCGCAGGCCGGCGATCATCCGCACGTGGCCGGCGTCCCCGAGGCCGCCTGGAGCACGCTCGCGCTCATCGACGCCGGCGACTGGCCGGAGGCAGCCGAAGCGCCCGGCACCAAGGGCGGGCAGCGCTTCGGCAACCGGGAGAACCGGCTGCCGCAGCGCGACGCCGGTGGCGACCGGATCCGCTACAGCGAATGGGATGTCAATCCGAAGAAACCTGGCCAAGGGCGGGACGCGGAGCGCATAGTCACAGGGGACGAGGGTTCAGCCTGGTACACGGGCGACCACTACTCGACGTTCACGCGCATGCGTTGA
- a CDS encoding barstar family protein, with translation MTEIEKFAAAGGHLVGVARPGDTGAGEVIVALESAGFAVSTVSAEHMHTVGGVFEEFSAALEFPDYFGNNKDAFDECMRELDEIVGEASGHAVVIRHASELLADEPDELEWFVDAFEFYGEHYGDAEVEFRVLLVVAPGEADGVQERWRDFGADPVELG, from the coding sequence ATGACCGAGATCGAGAAGTTCGCCGCGGCCGGCGGGCACCTGGTCGGTGTCGCCCGGCCGGGCGACACCGGGGCGGGCGAGGTGATCGTGGCGCTTGAGAGCGCGGGATTCGCGGTGAGCACCGTCTCTGCGGAGCACATGCACACCGTCGGAGGGGTGTTCGAGGAGTTCTCGGCCGCCCTCGAGTTCCCCGACTACTTCGGCAACAACAAGGACGCCTTCGACGAGTGCATGCGCGAACTCGACGAGATCGTGGGGGAGGCGTCCGGCCACGCCGTCGTCATCCGGCATGCGTCCGAGCTGCTGGCCGATGAGCCGGACGAACTCGAGTGGTTCGTCGACGCGTTCGAGTTCTACGGGGAGCACTACGGCGACGCCGAGGTGGAGTTCCGTGTGCTGCTGGTGGTGGCCCCCGGCGAGGCCGACGGCGTGCAGGAGCGGTGGCGCGACTTCGGCGCCGATCCGGTGGAACTGGGCTGA
- a CDS encoding CBS domain-containing protein: MRIADVLQSKGTAVLTVAPDVTVRQVIDDMARHNVGAFVVVQNNEVLGMISERDIIRRLHRCGAGALGTPISEIMSTTVFTCALDDSVDSLAATMTEHRIRHLPVVVEGSLRGIVSIGDVVKSRMDELETERDHLESYIHRG; the protein is encoded by the coding sequence ATGCGTATCGCAGACGTTCTGCAGTCCAAGGGCACCGCGGTGCTCACCGTCGCACCGGATGTGACCGTCCGCCAGGTCATCGACGACATGGCCCGCCACAACGTCGGCGCGTTCGTCGTGGTGCAGAACAACGAGGTCCTGGGGATGATCTCGGAACGCGACATCATCCGCAGGCTGCACAGGTGCGGGGCCGGCGCGCTGGGCACGCCGATCTCCGAGATCATGTCCACCACCGTGTTCACCTGCGCGTTGGACGACTCGGTGGACAGCCTCGCGGCCACCATGACCGAGCACCGCATCCGCCATCTGCCCGTCGTCGTGGAGGGATCTCTACGCGGCATAGTCAGCATCGGCGACGTGGTCAAGAGCCGCATGGACGAGCTCGAGACCGAGCGCGACCACCTCGAGTCCTACATCCACCGCGGCTGA
- the trpS gene encoding tryptophan--tRNA ligase, whose translation MAEPSSSPASDAPADQAPAAQAPARKPRVLSGIQPTADSFHLGNYLGALRQWVPLQDEHDAFYFIPDMHAITVPQDPKLLRKRTRLAAAQLLAIGIDPERSTLFVQSHVPEHAELSWVLNCITGFGEAGRMTQFKDKSAKQGAESTGVGLFTYPILMAADILLYRSHLVPVGEDQRQHLELTRDLAQRFNARYGKSFVVPEATIIKEFAKVYDLQEPTKKMSKSGDNPKGVINLLDDPKVSAKRIKSAVTDTGSEVRFDRAEKPGVSNLLTINSALSGRSIAELEQRFAGGGYGDLKGDTAEVLTGFVTPLRSAVDGYLADPAELDRVLSRGAERARAVASGTLKRVYDRVGFLASGD comes from the coding sequence ATGGCAGAACCGTCCTCTTCACCGGCCTCCGATGCGCCAGCGGATCAGGCTCCGGCGGCCCAGGCGCCGGCCCGCAAGCCCCGGGTGCTCTCCGGAATCCAGCCCACCGCGGATTCGTTCCACCTCGGCAACTATCTGGGCGCGCTGCGGCAGTGGGTGCCGTTGCAGGACGAGCACGACGCGTTCTACTTCATCCCGGACATGCACGCGATCACTGTTCCGCAGGATCCGAAGCTGCTGCGCAAGCGCACCCGGCTGGCGGCGGCCCAGCTGCTGGCCATCGGGATCGACCCGGAGCGGTCCACCCTGTTCGTGCAGAGCCACGTGCCGGAGCACGCCGAGCTGTCGTGGGTCCTCAACTGCATCACCGGGTTCGGCGAGGCGGGCCGGATGACGCAGTTCAAGGACAAGTCCGCCAAGCAGGGCGCGGAGAGCACCGGGGTGGGGCTGTTCACCTATCCGATCCTCATGGCGGCGGACATCCTGCTCTACCGCTCGCATCTGGTGCCGGTGGGCGAGGACCAGCGCCAGCACCTGGAACTGACCCGTGACCTGGCGCAGCGGTTCAACGCGCGGTACGGGAAGTCATTCGTCGTGCCGGAGGCGACGATCATCAAGGAGTTCGCGAAGGTCTACGACCTGCAGGAGCCGACGAAGAAGATGAGCAAGTCCGGCGACAACCCCAAGGGCGTCATCAACCTGCTCGACGACCCGAAGGTCTCCGCCAAGCGCATCAAGTCGGCGGTGACCGACACCGGAAGCGAGGTCCGCTTCGACCGCGCGGAGAAGCCGGGCGTGTCGAACCTGCTGACGATCAACTCCGCGCTGTCCGGCCGCAGCATCGCCGAGCTCGAGCAGCGCTTCGCGGGCGGCGGCTACGGCGACCTGAAGGGCGACACGGCCGAGGTCCTCACCGGGTTCGTCACGCCGCTGCGCTCCGCCGTGGACGGGTACCTGGCCGACCCGGCCGAGCTCGACCGCGTCCTCTCGCGCGGCGCGGAGCGGGCGCGTGCGGTAGCGTCGGGAACCCTGAAGCGTGTCTACGACAGGGTGGGCTTCCTCGCCTCCGGGGATTGA
- the yhjD gene encoding inner membrane protein YhjD: MARSGTATGKTDEDKGPSFLDRRRAAWPWFDHVMRAAARYKDERGDHYAAAVTYFTVLALFPLLMVAFAVAGFVLAGNAHLLDELRTQITDNVPGSMGGTINDLVDTAINSRAAVGVLGILGALYTGLGWMAHLRAALSEQWEQTSPQPNFLMKKVHDLGALGGLGVALVVSLGVTALGSGSLGKKVLEWLRLDAMPGAGVLLTVVSVLAGVAASWALFTWVIARLPRERVALRSALMGALLAAIAFEVFKRIAVVYLANIVQGPAGATFGPIIGIMVFAYITARITLFATAFAATSEESLNLAPVPVPDPVVIRPRVDERESAAGFAALAGAGLGAAAGWGIGRRSRSRRG, translated from the coding sequence ATGGCCCGCAGCGGCACTGCGACCGGGAAGACCGACGAGGACAAGGGTCCGTCGTTCCTGGACCGGCGCCGGGCCGCGTGGCCCTGGTTCGACCACGTCATGCGGGCGGCCGCCCGCTACAAGGACGAGCGCGGCGACCACTACGCCGCCGCCGTCACCTACTTCACCGTGCTGGCGCTGTTTCCGCTGCTGATGGTGGCGTTCGCGGTGGCGGGGTTCGTGCTGGCCGGCAACGCGCACCTGCTGGACGAGCTGCGCACGCAGATCACCGACAACGTGCCGGGGTCGATGGGCGGCACCATCAACGACCTGGTGGATACGGCGATCAACTCGCGTGCCGCGGTGGGCGTGCTGGGCATCCTGGGCGCGCTCTACACCGGGCTCGGCTGGATGGCGCACCTGCGCGCCGCGCTGTCCGAGCAGTGGGAGCAGACCAGCCCGCAGCCGAATTTCCTGATGAAGAAGGTCCATGACCTGGGTGCGCTGGGCGGGCTGGGCGTGGCGCTGGTGGTGTCGCTGGGCGTGACCGCCCTGGGCTCCGGGTCGCTGGGCAAGAAGGTGCTCGAGTGGCTGCGCCTCGACGCCATGCCGGGGGCCGGTGTTCTGCTGACTGTGGTGTCCGTACTGGCGGGCGTGGCGGCCTCGTGGGCGCTGTTCACATGGGTGATCGCGCGCTTGCCGCGGGAACGCGTGGCGCTCCGCAGCGCGCTGATGGGCGCCCTGCTGGCGGCGATCGCGTTCGAGGTGTTCAAGCGCATCGCGGTCGTGTATCTGGCGAATATCGTCCAGGGACCCGCGGGTGCGACGTTCGGGCCCATCATCGGCATCATGGTCTTCGCGTACATCACCGCGCGGATCACGCTGTTCGCCACGGCCTTCGCCGCCACCAGCGAGGAGAGCCTGAACCTGGCGCCGGTGCCGGTACCCGATCCCGTCGTCATCCGGCCGCGGGTGGACGAGCGCGAATCCGCCGCCGGATTCGCGGCGCTCGCGGGCGCGGGCCTGGGCGCCGCCGCGGGCTGGGGGATCGGCCGGAGGTCGCGGAGCCGGCGCGGCTGA